A stretch of Henckelia pumila isolate YLH828 chromosome 4, ASM3356847v2, whole genome shotgun sequence DNA encodes these proteins:
- the LOC140864163 gene encoding peroxidase N1-like, producing MRIDQLNQTLGFALFVLLAMFANSALGQAGTRVGFYSSSCPRVESIVQSTVRSHFNANPTIAPGLLRMHFHDCFVQGCDASILIAGADTERTAPPNSLLRGYEVIDDAKTQLEAACPGVVSCADILALAARDSVVLAGGGSWSVPTGRRDGRVSLASDTSNLPGFTDSVDVQRQKFQAKGLNAQDLVTLVGGHTIGTTACQFFSYRLYNYNSTGGPDPSIDPAFLATLQSLCPQNGDGSTRIGLDNGSQNRFDNSFFANLRSGRGILESDQKLWTDGSTQTFVQRYLGIRGLLGLTFSLEFGRSMVKMSNIEVKTGTNGEIRRVCSAIN from the exons ATGAGAATTGATCAGTTAAATCAAACGCTTGGTTTTGCCTTGTTTGTTCTGTTAGCGATGTTCGCGAACTCCGCGTTAGGCCAAGCTGGCACACGGGTGGGGTTCTATTCGAGCTCATGCCCTCGGGTGGAATCTATAGTTCAATCGACCGTAAGGTCTCACTTCAATGCTAACCCAACGATTGCGCCGGGGCTGCTCAGAATGCATTTTCATGACTGTTTTGTACAAGGCTGCGATGCTTCTATTCTCATTGCTGGAGCTGACACTGAGAGAACTGCCCCACCAAACAGTTTGTTGAGAGGATATGAGGTGATAGACGACGCAAAGACGCAGCTCGAGGCCGCGTGCCCCGGAGTCGTCTCGTGTGCCGATATTCTTGCACTTGCTGCACGGGACTCAGTGGTGCTG GCTGGTGGGGGGAGCTGGTCTGTGCCGACGGGGCGGAGAGACGGACGGGTTTCGTTGGCGAGTGATACTTCTAATCTCCCTGGTTTTACAGACTCCGTTGATGTGCAGAGGCAGAAATTTCAAGCAAAAGGACTCAATGCTCAGGATCTTGTCACCCTTGTTG GAGGCCACACCATCGGCACCACGGCTTGCCAGTTTTTCAGCTACAGGCTGTACAACTACAATTCCACCGGCGGTCCGGATCCGTCGATCGACCCGGCatttctcgcaactcttcagtCTCTTTGCCCTCAGAACGGTGACGGCTCGACGCGTATCGGACTCGACAACGGTAGCCAAAACCGGTTCGACAACTCGTTTTTCGCCAACCTGAGGAGCGGTCGAGGAATTCTCGAATCGGATCAGAAGCTATGGACCGACGGGTCGACCCAGACTTTTGTGCAACGTTATTTGGGAATAAGGGGTTTGCTTGGATTGACATTCAGTTTGGAATTTGGGAGGTCCATGGTGAAAATGAGTAACATTGAGGTCAAGACTGGGACTAATGGAGAAATTCGTAGAGTTTGCTCCgcaatcaattga
- the LOC140861250 gene encoding uncharacterized protein has protein sequence MRYDEKLYVDNNVLFLQMIEMVAEFDPVMEDHVDDTSGLGLSSELLKMLTRVGLDIDDVRGQEYDNGSNMRRRHNDVQKRLLEINHRAFYTPCDCHCLNLAQVDMVECCSKSKSFFGVLQRIYTLFSSSKKKWKIFKDKVSSLTIKPLSHTRWESNVKSVKAIKEQTVHIRDALLDLAEVAEESKTKSDVETLTLYDLEGFELLL, from the exons ATGAGATATGATGAGAAGCTTTATGTCGACAACAATGTGTTATTTTTACAAATGATAGAAATGGTTGCTGAGTTTGATCCAGTGATGGAAGATCAT gtaGATGACACATCAGGTCTTGGGTTGTCAAGTGAACTTCTGAAAATGTTAACTAGAGTTGGGCTTGACATCGATGATGTAAGAGGACAAGAGTATGATAATGGATCTAACATGAGGAGAAGACACAATGATGTACAAAAAAGATTGCTTGAAATAAATCATAGAGCTTTTTACACACCATGTGATTGTCATTGTCTCAATTTGGCTCAAGTTGATATGGTGGAATGTTGTTCTAAATCCAAGTCTTTTTTTGGAGTGTTGCAACGCATCTATACATTGTTTTCATCCTCAAAGAAAAAATGGAAAATTTTTAAAGATAAAGTGTCTAGTTTGACTATTAAGCCATTGTCACATACCCGTTGGGAAAGTAATGTTAAGAGTGTAAAAGCCATAAAAGAGCAAACTGTACATATAAGAGATGCTTTACTTGACTTGGCGGAAGTTGCTGAAGAATCTAAAACAAAGAGTGATGTAGAGACCTTGACACTATATGATCTTGAGGGTTTTGAGCTCTTGCTTTGA